The DNA window CCCTCCGCCGGGCGGAGCGGTGGTGACCGGGGTCAGCGAGGCTCGGGTGAGGCTGCCGGGGCCGGGCCGGCGAGGGACCGGGCGGCGATGCGGCTGAGGTTGTCGGCGAAGACCTGGCGGGCGTCGGGGTTGACGCGGGTGAGGGCGACCATGGCGGTGACGATGACGTCGCACAGTTCGGCCTGGACGTCCTCCCAGGTGTGGGAGTAGCCCTTGCGGGGGTTCTGGCCGGTGGCGCCGATGACGGCCTCGGCGACCTCTCCGGCCTCCTCGGTGATCTTGAGGATCTGGAGGATGGTGCGGGTCTCCGGCGGCAGGTCGCTTCCGGCGTCGAGCCAGGCGACCAGCGAGTCGACGGTATTCCAGGCGGCGTGGTCCACAGGACTCCGATCGGCGAGGCAGAGCGGGCGGGGCTGGGTGTCGGAGGCCCAGGGTAGAGCGGATGGCCACGGGCCCCGGGCGCGCGCGGCGCTCGGGGCCCGTGGGGTGCGGGGCGGAGTGGGGTCAGGGCAGGGTCACGCCGTAGGCGCTCATCGCGGCGGTGACCGGCTGGAAGTAGGTCGTACCGCCGGAGGAGCAGTTGCCGCTGCCGCCGGAGGTGAGGCCGTAGGCGACGGTGCCGGCGTAGAGGGCGCCGCCGCTGTCGCCGCCCTCGGCGCAGACCGAGGTGCGGATCAGGCCGGAGACGGAGCCCTCGGCGTAGTTGACGGTGGCGTTGAGCGCGGTGACGGTACCGCTGCGGACGCCGGTGGTGCTGCCGCTGCGGTAGACGGTCTGGCCGACCGACGGGGTCGCGGCGGAGGTGATGGTCTGGTAGGAGCCGTTGTAGAGGTAGACGTTGGAGGGCTGGGCACCGCTGGTGCTGTACTGCACCAGGGCATAGTCCTTGCCGGGGAAGGTGGAGCGGACCGTGGAGCCGATCTTGTTGCTCTGCGACGAGTTGGAGTACCAGGTGGACGCCACGTTGCCGCAGTGTCCGGCGGTGAGGAAGTAGTAGGTGGAGCCGCTCCTCACGTTGAAGCCCAGCGAGCAGCGGTAGCCGCCGCCGTAGATGGCCTCGCCGCC is part of the Peterkaempfera bronchialis genome and encodes:
- a CDS encoding MazG-like family protein → MDHAAWNTVDSLVAWLDAGSDLPPETRTILQILKITEEAGEVAEAVIGATGQNPRKGYSHTWEDVQAELCDVIVTAMVALTRVNPDARQVFADNLSRIAARSLAGPAPAASPEPR
- a CDS encoding S1 family peptidase: MRNSRTLGRRTSLLATAAAAVLAATALALPQAQAATPAQALSPQQVSTLSAQVQQQLGDAHSAGSYVDGGRLVVTVTDSASAAKVRAQGAEAKLVTRSGAQLKAATDVLDRTARIPGTAWAVDPATNQVLISVDSSVTGARLAKLEKAAEALGSAARIEKVSGTFSPRIGGGEAIYGGGYRCSLGFNVRSGSTYYFLTAGHCGNVASTWYSNSSQSNKIGSTVRSTFPGKDYALVQYSTSGAQPSNVYLYNGSYQTITSAATPSVGQTVYRSGSTTGVRSGTVTALNATVNYAEGSVSGLIRTSVCAEGGDSGGALYAGTVAYGLTSGGSGNCSSGGTTYFQPVTAAMSAYGVTLP